Proteins encoded within one genomic window of Cellulomonas flavigena DSM 20109:
- the acs gene encoding acetate--CoA ligase: MTEPSTAPTSPDAPQGSPGLENLLTEERRFPPSAQFAAQANATADAYAWANADRPGFWADQARELLTWSTPFTQTLDWSDAPFARWFADGRLNAAYNAVDRHVEQGRGDRVALHFEGEGGDTRTLTYADLQREVSRAANAITALGVGTGDRVAIYLPLIPEAVVTMLACARIGAPHSVVFGGFSAEALSSRILDAEAKLVVTADGGFRRGKPSALKPAVDEALAKDAPSVQHVLVVRRTGQPVEWTPGRDVWWHDAVEAASAQHTPVDVEAEHPLFILYTSGTTGKPKGIFHTTGGYLTQAAYTHLNVFDLKPETDVYWCTADIGWITGHTYVVYGPLVNGATQVIYEGTPDTPHRGRWWEIVQKYGVTILYTAPTAIRTCMKWGEEIPSQFDLSTLRVLGSVGEPINPEAWMWYRRVIGGDKAPIVDTWWQTETGAIMISPLPGVTETKPGSAQVPLPGIAADVVDDEAHSVPNGGGGYLVLTEPWPAMLRGIWGDPERYRDTYWSRFANTYFAGDGAKKDEDGDIWLLGRVDDVMNVSGHRLSTTEIESALVSHPWVAEAAVVGATDETTGQAVVAFVILRGDVAEGTAADAATVQETLRTHVAKEIGPIAKPRQILVVPELPKTRSGKIMRRLLRDIAEHRQVGDATTLADSSVMDLIAQGLAKPAAASED, from the coding sequence GTGACCGAACCCTCGACCGCCCCCACGTCGCCCGACGCCCCGCAGGGATCGCCCGGCCTCGAGAACCTCCTCACGGAGGAGCGGCGCTTCCCCCCGTCCGCGCAGTTCGCGGCACAGGCCAACGCCACCGCCGACGCGTACGCGTGGGCGAACGCCGACCGGCCGGGGTTCTGGGCGGACCAGGCCCGGGAGCTGCTCACGTGGTCCACGCCGTTCACGCAGACGCTCGACTGGTCGGACGCGCCGTTCGCCCGGTGGTTCGCGGACGGCCGGCTCAACGCCGCCTACAACGCCGTCGACCGGCACGTCGAGCAGGGGCGCGGCGACCGGGTGGCGCTGCACTTCGAGGGCGAGGGCGGCGACACCCGCACGCTGACGTACGCCGATCTCCAGCGCGAGGTGTCGCGGGCGGCGAACGCGATCACCGCGCTCGGTGTCGGCACGGGCGACCGCGTCGCGATCTACCTGCCGCTGATCCCCGAGGCCGTCGTCACGATGCTCGCGTGCGCCCGGATCGGCGCGCCGCACTCGGTGGTCTTCGGTGGGTTCTCGGCCGAGGCGCTGAGCTCGCGCATCCTCGACGCCGAGGCCAAGCTCGTCGTCACCGCCGACGGCGGGTTCCGGCGGGGCAAGCCCTCGGCGCTCAAGCCGGCGGTCGACGAGGCGCTCGCCAAGGACGCGCCGAGCGTGCAGCACGTGCTGGTGGTGCGGCGCACCGGGCAGCCCGTGGAGTGGACACCGGGGCGTGACGTCTGGTGGCACGACGCGGTGGAGGCCGCGTCCGCGCAGCACACACCCGTCGACGTCGAGGCGGAGCACCCGCTGTTCATCCTGTACACGTCCGGCACCACGGGGAAGCCGAAGGGCATCTTCCACACCACCGGCGGGTACCTCACGCAGGCCGCGTACACGCACCTCAACGTCTTCGACCTCAAGCCCGAGACGGACGTCTACTGGTGCACGGCCGACATCGGCTGGATCACCGGGCACACCTACGTCGTCTACGGACCGCTCGTCAACGGCGCGACGCAGGTCATCTACGAGGGCACGCCCGACACCCCGCACCGCGGGCGCTGGTGGGAGATCGTGCAGAAGTACGGCGTGACGATCCTCTACACCGCCCCGACAGCGATCCGGACGTGCATGAAGTGGGGCGAGGAGATCCCCTCGCAGTTCGATCTGTCGACGCTGCGGGTCCTGGGATCGGTGGGCGAGCCCATCAACCCCGAGGCGTGGATGTGGTACCGCCGGGTCATCGGAGGCGACAAGGCCCCGATCGTCGACACGTGGTGGCAGACCGAGACGGGCGCGATCATGATCAGCCCGCTGCCGGGCGTCACCGAGACGAAGCCCGGGTCCGCCCAGGTGCCGCTGCCCGGCATCGCCGCGGACGTCGTCGACGACGAGGCGCACTCGGTGCCGAACGGCGGTGGCGGCTACCTCGTGCTGACCGAGCCGTGGCCCGCGATGCTGCGCGGGATCTGGGGCGACCCGGAGCGGTACAGGGACACCTACTGGTCACGGTTCGCGAACACGTACTTCGCCGGTGACGGCGCCAAGAAGGACGAGGACGGCGACATCTGGCTGCTGGGCCGGGTCGACGACGTCATGAACGTCTCGGGCCACCGGCTGTCGACCACGGAGATCGAGTCCGCGCTCGTGTCCCACCCGTGGGTCGCGGAGGCGGCCGTCGTCGGTGCGACCGACGAGACGACGGGCCAGGCGGTCGTCGCGTTCGTCATCCTGCGCGGCGACGTCGCCGAGGGCACCGCGGCCGACGCGGCGACCGTGCAGGAGACGCTGCGCACGCACGTCGCCAAGGAGATCGGCCCGATCGCCAAGCCGCGGCAGATCCTCGTGGTCCCCGAGCTGCCCAAGACGCGGTCCGGCAAGATCATGCGGCGCCTGCTGCGCGACATCGCCGAGCACCGGCAGGTCGGCGACGCGACGACGCTGGCGGACTCGTCCGTCATGGACCTCATCGCGCAGGGGCTGGCGAAGCCCGCGGCGGCGTCGGAGGACTGA
- a CDS encoding cellulase family glycosylhydrolase, whose translation MTSPSLRAAAACGAALLALGGLSTALAGTATAADPVGLHIADGRLVERDGTPFVARGVSHAHTWYTSRTPTAVPAIRAAGANALRVVLSGGRWTANSPADVAGVIELCRANELVCMLENHDTTGYGEQSGAVSLDAAADYFVSLRSVLAGTEDFVQINIGNEPTGNNEPQVTGWTVDTAAAIRKVRAAGLRHNIVVDAPNWGQDWKGVMRDTAATVAAADPDGNTLFSVHMYGVYSQASTITSYLDAFEAKGLPLVIGEFGIDHSDGDPDEATIMREATERGIGYYGWSWSGNSGGVEYLDMVTGFDPDRRTPWGELILDGANGIRATARTATFFSGATATPTPSPTPTVTTTPSPTPTATTTPSPTPTATTTPTATPAPGGSCSATLTVSSSWPGGFHGTVDVTAGARALTGWTTTFTLPAGASVAQGWSATFGGTGSTVTAGHAAWNGAVPAGGTVTFGFIGSGTAPTTPVPVTCS comes from the coding sequence ATGACCAGCCCCTCCCTGCGTGCCGCCGCCGCGTGCGGCGCCGCCCTCCTCGCCCTCGGCGGTCTGAGCACCGCCCTCGCCGGCACCGCGACGGCCGCCGACCCCGTCGGGCTGCACATCGCCGACGGCCGGCTCGTCGAGCGCGACGGCACCCCCTTCGTCGCGCGCGGCGTCAGCCACGCGCACACCTGGTACACGTCGCGGACGCCGACCGCCGTGCCTGCGATCCGCGCCGCGGGCGCCAACGCGCTGCGCGTCGTGCTCTCGGGCGGGCGGTGGACCGCGAACTCCCCGGCGGACGTCGCGGGCGTCATCGAGCTCTGCCGGGCGAACGAGCTCGTCTGCATGCTCGAGAACCACGACACCACCGGGTACGGCGAGCAGTCCGGCGCCGTGAGCCTGGACGCCGCCGCCGACTACTTCGTGTCGCTGCGGTCGGTGCTCGCCGGCACCGAGGACTTCGTGCAGATCAACATCGGCAACGAACCCACCGGCAACAACGAGCCGCAGGTCACCGGCTGGACCGTCGACACCGCCGCCGCGATCCGCAAGGTCCGCGCCGCCGGCCTCAGGCACAACATCGTCGTCGACGCGCCCAACTGGGGGCAGGACTGGAAGGGGGTCATGCGTGACACGGCCGCGACCGTCGCCGCCGCCGACCCCGACGGCAACACGTTGTTCTCCGTCCACATGTACGGCGTCTACTCGCAGGCCTCGACCATCACGTCGTACCTCGACGCGTTCGAGGCGAAGGGCCTGCCGCTCGTCATCGGCGAGTTCGGCATCGACCACTCCGACGGTGACCCCGACGAGGCGACGATCATGCGCGAGGCCACCGAGCGCGGCATCGGGTACTACGGCTGGTCCTGGTCGGGCAACAGCGGCGGCGTGGAGTACCTCGACATGGTCACCGGCTTCGACCCGGACCGCAGGACGCCGTGGGGCGAGCTGATCCTCGACGGCGCGAACGGCATCCGCGCGACGGCACGGACGGCGACGTTCTTCTCCGGGGCCACGGCGACGCCGACACCGAGCCCCACGCCCACGGTGACGACCACTCCGAGCCCCACGCCCACGGCGACGACCACACCGAGCCCCACGCCCACGGCGACGACCACTCCGACGGCGACCCCGGCACCCGGCGGGTCGTGCTCGGCGACGCTGACGGTCTCGAGCTCCTGGCCGGGCGGGTTCCACGGCACGGTGGACGTGACCGCCGGTGCACGGGCCCTCACGGGCTGGACGACGACCTTCACGCTCCCCGCCGGTGCGTCCGTCGCGCAGGGCTGGAGCGCGACGTTCGGCGGCACCGGCAGCACGGTGACCGCCGGTCACGCCGCGTGGAACGGCGCCGTCCCCGCGGGTGGGACCGTCACGTTCGGCTTCATCGGCTCCGGCACGGCCCCGACCACCCCGGTCCCGGTCACCTGCAGCTGA